In Pedobacter sp. WC2423, the following are encoded in one genomic region:
- a CDS encoding carboxymuconolactone decarboxylase family protein: MNYQEISKETISYLYKSHQSIRKSEIDVQLIILAELYVSQMNGCAYCCSFHSNEFRESGMAQNIIDQLPGWKYASVFDHKQKLVLQWAESITRMQPDLQELKTQLGVHFNEKELVDLTASISLMNALNRLRITLGDKH, translated from the coding sequence ATGAATTATCAGGAAATATCAAAAGAGACTATAAGTTATTTATATAAATCTCATCAAAGTATAAGGAAATCGGAAATAGACGTTCAGTTGATTATTCTGGCAGAGTTATATGTATCCCAAATGAACGGCTGCGCATATTGTTGTAGTTTTCATTCGAATGAATTTCGCGAATCAGGTATGGCGCAAAATATTATTGATCAGCTTCCAGGCTGGAAATATGCATCAGTTTTTGATCATAAACAGAAATTGGTTCTTCAGTGGGCTGAATCAATTACCAGGATGCAACCTGATCTGCAGGAGTTAAAAACGCAGCTGGGAGTTCATTTCAATGAAAAAGAGTTAGTAGACCTGACAGCCAGCATTTCACTAATGAATGCGTTGAACCGTCTTAGGATTACACTCGGAGACAAGCACTAA
- a CDS encoding IMP dehydrogenase codes for MAKYLKETSRTFSEFLLIPGLTSFDCVPDNVSLKTSLVKYRKGEKSTIELNIPFVSAIMQSVSDDQMAIALAKNGGLSFVFGSQTIQKQVEMIEKVKQHKSGFVISTANLIAENTLKDVIALKTKTGHSTIAITDNGTANGKLIGIVTGRDYRIGTDLMDKKVKEFMTPFSKLITAKAGITLSEANSIIWEHKLNSLPVVDEDNNFKFFVFRKDYDNHKDNPLELSDETKKLIVGAGINTRDYKDRVPALVNAGVDVLCIDSSDGYSEWQKATLEYIKAEYGDRVKVGAGNVVDKEGFLYLVEAGADFVKVGVGGGSICITRETKGIGRGQATALIEIAEARDQYFEETGIYIPICSDGGIAQDYHMAIALAMGADFIMMGRYFARFDESPTHKVLVGGNYMKEYWGEGSNRARNWERYDMGGSTGLKFEEGVDSYVPYAGSLKDNLDVTVGKIKSTMCSCGFTTIAKFKQDAKLTLVSSVSIVEGGAHDVLVRE; via the coding sequence ATGGCAAAATACTTAAAAGAAACCTCGAGAACTTTCAGTGAATTTCTCTTAATACCAGGACTAACATCTTTTGATTGCGTACCTGATAATGTATCCTTAAAAACCTCACTGGTTAAATACCGGAAAGGCGAAAAATCAACAATAGAACTTAATATACCTTTCGTATCTGCTATTATGCAGTCAGTTTCTGATGATCAGATGGCTATTGCATTAGCAAAAAATGGCGGCTTATCATTTGTCTTCGGATCTCAAACTATCCAGAAGCAGGTAGAAATGATCGAAAAGGTTAAACAACATAAATCTGGTTTCGTGATCAGCACCGCTAACCTGATCGCAGAAAATACATTAAAGGATGTGATTGCCTTAAAAACGAAAACCGGCCATTCTACTATTGCTATAACTGATAATGGTACTGCTAATGGTAAGCTGATCGGTATTGTTACCGGCAGAGATTATAGAATCGGTACAGATCTGATGGATAAGAAAGTCAAAGAATTTATGACTCCTTTTTCCAAACTCATTACTGCAAAAGCCGGAATTACTTTAAGCGAAGCCAACAGCATCATTTGGGAACATAAACTAAACAGTCTGCCTGTAGTTGATGAAGATAATAATTTCAAGTTTTTTGTTTTCAGAAAAGATTATGATAACCATAAAGACAATCCTTTAGAACTATCTGATGAGACTAAAAAACTAATTGTAGGCGCTGGTATCAACACCAGGGATTACAAAGACAGAGTTCCTGCACTGGTTAATGCCGGAGTCGACGTTTTATGTATTGACTCCTCTGATGGATATTCTGAATGGCAAAAAGCAACATTGGAATATATTAAAGCAGAATATGGTGACCGCGTTAAAGTTGGAGCCGGAAATGTGGTTGACAAAGAAGGATTTTTATATCTTGTTGAAGCAGGAGCTGACTTTGTGAAAGTTGGCGTTGGAGGTGGATCAATCTGTATCACCAGAGAAACGAAAGGAATAGGCAGAGGACAGGCAACCGCTTTAATTGAAATCGCTGAAGCAAGAGATCAATATTTCGAAGAAACAGGAATCTACATTCCAATCTGTTCGGATGGTGGAATAGCTCAGGATTACCATATGGCAATTGCACTGGCGATGGGAGCTGATTTTATCATGATGGGAAGGTATTTTGCAAGATTTGATGAAAGCCCTACACATAAAGTATTAGTTGGTGGTAATTACATGAAAGAATACTGGGGTGAAGGCTCTAATCGCGCCAGAAACTGGGAGCGTTATGATATGGGCGGTTCTACAGGATTAAAATTTGAAGAAGGTGTAGATAGTTATGTTCCTTATGCCGGATCTTTAAAAGATAATTTAGACGTTACTGTTGGAAAAATTAAGTCAACCATGTGCAGCTGCGGGTTTACAACCATTGCGAAGTTTAAACAAGATGCTAAACTTACTTTAGTTTCTTCTGTGAGCATTGTAGAAGGCGGAGCGCATGATGTACTGGTAAGAGAATAA
- a CDS encoding ATP-dependent RecD-like DNA helicase, protein MSNGGSSNSIFDKILSFIAYTNQSIFLTGKAGTGKTTLLKKIKEESSKKMVVVAPTGVAAMNAKGTTINSFFQLPAGSFFPGEIGLEDLQLGITSIESMVNDLSYNREKTALFNELELLIIDEISMVRCDLMDMIDAILRSVRKNNIPFGGVQLLLIGDLYQLPPVTKREEWAFLSRAYASPYFFEGYVIRRNPLLQIELTTVFRQTEPEFVNILNSIRNNQITEADLALLNKRYDPDFLATDELSPIIITSHNAEANTVNKAKLDELPGEEYTFVAETSGEFRDAGLQAEQTLKLKEGAQIMFIKNDTGDNRKFYNGKIGKIKSVKDGEIYISFPHEEDLLLEKTSWQSFEYKTDTEEVIVQQQVGEFSQYPIKLAWAVTIHKSQGLTFDHAIIDAGKSFIAGQVYVALSRVRTLNGLILKSKINTESLRSNTEVINYMKSVQDDELDDLLVSGQQKFILQLVLNHFSLNKLLSELETVTSRPEIVRSNIPEYTVLFSQLRKSIKNLIVLADRFQVQVINLHKQTGFNDLPALQERIESAATYFTKEINLQVLNPVNKNIRIKPKNKVQQELQHLFQKYRPVVEHRISLLQLAQGLLKEPIMVENYVSWISEHHARATAKTKTSPGNQQSTTLQLF, encoded by the coding sequence ATGAGTAACGGCGGGTCTTCTAATTCAATTTTCGACAAGATATTATCATTTATAGCGTACACTAATCAGAGCATTTTTCTTACAGGAAAGGCCGGGACCGGAAAAACTACACTCCTGAAAAAAATAAAAGAAGAGAGTTCAAAAAAAATGGTAGTGGTTGCCCCTACTGGTGTTGCTGCAATGAATGCTAAAGGCACAACTATCAACTCTTTTTTCCAGTTACCTGCTGGCTCTTTTTTCCCTGGTGAAATTGGTTTGGAAGATTTACAACTGGGTATTACCTCTATTGAATCTATGGTCAATGATTTAAGCTACAATAGAGAAAAGACAGCGTTGTTCAATGAACTGGAGTTATTAATCATCGATGAGATCTCTATGGTCCGTTGTGATTTGATGGATATGATTGACGCCATCCTCCGTTCAGTGAGAAAAAACAATATTCCTTTTGGAGGTGTGCAATTGTTGCTTATAGGTGATCTGTACCAGTTACCTCCAGTTACTAAAAGAGAAGAATGGGCATTTCTGAGCAGAGCTTATGCCTCCCCATATTTTTTCGAGGGATATGTGATCCGCAGAAATCCACTGCTACAAATAGAATTGACCACAGTATTTCGTCAAACGGAACCAGAATTCGTCAATATCCTAAATAGTATCAGAAATAATCAGATTACTGAGGCTGATCTGGCTTTATTAAATAAAAGATATGATCCGGATTTTCTTGCCACGGATGAATTGAGCCCAATTATTATCACTTCACACAATGCAGAAGCCAATACCGTTAATAAAGCGAAATTAGATGAGCTTCCTGGTGAGGAGTATACTTTTGTGGCTGAGACCAGCGGCGAGTTTAGAGACGCAGGTTTACAGGCAGAACAAACGCTGAAATTAAAGGAAGGTGCGCAGATCATGTTCATTAAGAATGATACTGGAGACAATAGAAAGTTTTATAATGGAAAGATTGGAAAGATCAAGTCTGTTAAAGATGGAGAAATCTATATTTCCTTTCCTCATGAAGAAGATTTGCTGTTAGAGAAGACTTCGTGGCAATCTTTTGAATATAAGACAGATACTGAAGAAGTTATTGTACAGCAGCAGGTTGGTGAATTTTCTCAGTATCCGATTAAACTGGCGTGGGCAGTAACGATACATAAGAGTCAGGGGTTAACTTTTGACCATGCTATAATTGATGCAGGAAAATCATTTATAGCCGGCCAGGTGTATGTGGCTTTGAGTCGTGTGAGAACGCTTAATGGTTTGATTTTAAAATCTAAGATTAATACGGAAAGTTTAAGGTCAAATACAGAGGTAATTAATTATATGAAATCTGTGCAGGATGATGAACTGGATGATCTGCTGGTAAGTGGGCAACAGAAATTTATTCTTCAATTAGTACTGAACCACTTTTCATTAAATAAATTGTTGAGTGAGCTGGAAACAGTGACTTCCAGGCCGGAAATTGTCAGATCAAATATTCCTGAGTATACTGTATTGTTCTCTCAGCTGAGAAAATCGATTAAAAATTTGATTGTTTTAGCTGACCGTTTCCAGGTTCAGGTGATTAATCTGCATAAACAAACTGGTTTTAACGATTTGCCTGCATTACAGGAAAGAATTGAATCGGCAGCAACGTATTTCACAAAGGAGATTAATTTACAGGTTTTAAATCCCGTGAATAAAAATATCAGAATTAAGCCAAAAAATAAGGTTCAACAGGAGCTGCAACATCTTTTTCAGAAGTACAGACCGGTAGTTGAGCATCGGATTTCTCTGTTGCAGCTAGCTCAGGGTTTACTAAAAGAACCAATTATGGTCGAAAACTATGTTTCCTGGATTAGTGAGCATCATGCAAGAGCTACTGCAAAGACAAAAACATCGCCTGGAAATCAGCAATCTACAACATTACAGTTATTTTAA
- a CDS encoding bile acid:sodium symporter family protein, producing MEKYSNSKHIEGKSLKPNIFRIILGMSASLLFIAIIISFNSGFRTAAPEIIVAFLLLAIGFRNFKLLKGFSFTFVIFAAVTASLSYPDYFISYNGFKFALLITPLIQIIMFGMGTSMSLKDFVNVLKMPKGVFIGVFSHFLIMPLLGVTLANISGFKPEIAAGIVLIGCSPNGMASNVISYLAKANLALSVTITAISTLLAPLITPLLMKLLAGAFIEINVENMMFDIARMVIVPIIFGLVFNRLFRNKQQWLEKIMPLISMSGIAFIIMIITAAGHNSLLDIGFKLILLVLIHNLIGYILGYWSGRLFKMKERDCRTMAIEVGMQNGGLASAIAKEMGKMATVGLAPAVFGPLMNITGSLLASYWHRKPIREDLINTAPLR from the coding sequence ATGGAAAAATACAGCAACAGTAAACATATTGAAGGTAAAAGCCTTAAACCAAATATTTTCAGGATTATCTTGGGTATGTCGGCTTCCTTGTTATTTATTGCGATAATCATTTCCTTTAATTCTGGTTTTCGGACTGCAGCGCCAGAAATTATTGTTGCCTTTTTATTACTTGCCATTGGCTTTAGGAATTTTAAGTTGTTAAAAGGCTTTAGTTTCACATTTGTGATCTTCGCAGCAGTTACGGCATCCCTAAGTTATCCTGACTATTTTATTTCCTATAATGGTTTTAAATTTGCATTGCTCATTACTCCATTGATCCAAATCATTATGTTTGGCATGGGGACATCCATGAGTCTTAAAGATTTTGTAAACGTATTAAAAATGCCAAAAGGAGTATTTATTGGTGTTTTTAGTCATTTTTTAATCATGCCGTTACTTGGGGTGACCTTGGCTAATATAAGCGGGTTTAAACCTGAAATTGCTGCTGGGATTGTTTTAATTGGCTGTTCTCCTAACGGCATGGCTTCAAATGTTATATCATATCTGGCAAAGGCCAATCTTGCCCTGTCAGTTACGATCACAGCAATTTCAACATTATTGGCACCATTAATAACTCCGCTACTAATGAAACTGCTTGCGGGAGCATTTATTGAAATCAATGTTGAAAATATGATGTTCGATATTGCCAGGATGGTGATTGTCCCAATTATTTTTGGTTTGGTATTTAATAGACTATTTCGGAATAAGCAGCAGTGGCTGGAAAAAATTATGCCTTTAATATCTATGTCTGGCATTGCATTTATCATCATGATTATTACAGCTGCAGGGCATAACAGCTTATTGGATATAGGGTTTAAATTAATATTGTTAGTATTGATTCATAATCTGATTGGATATATTTTAGGTTATTGGTCAGGGAGATTATTTAAAATGAAGGAACGTGACTGTAGAACTATGGCTATTGAGGTGGGGATGCAGAACGGTGGACTAGCATCGGCCATAGCAAAAGAAATGGGCAAAATGGCTACTGTTGGACTTGCTCCTGCTGTATTTGGTCCTTTAATGAATATCACAGGTTCTTTGCTTGCTTCCTATTGGCACAGGAAACCAATTAGAGAAGATCTTATTAATACAGCACCTTTAAGGTAG
- a CDS encoding DUF1543 domain-containing protein, translating to MNEEISGELKLFMILLGSKAPKRNVEQHDFFFGIARNLKELVPVIRSFWPEAGQTIHLDGWREVTLVDGYQVKVVLKNEAPLISSKKLFFINLGGYQPDILEEQHYTVLSVHEERTQAIQDAKKTVFFKNNKVKGAGSHIDEKYGVDVDDIYKIEDILADEFKDKYYILITPASGQEKDKIHLGYFKLDKIK from the coding sequence ATGAACGAAGAAATATCCGGAGAACTTAAATTATTCATGATTTTATTGGGCTCTAAAGCACCGAAAAGAAATGTAGAGCAGCACGATTTCTTTTTTGGTATTGCTCGTAATTTAAAGGAGCTCGTGCCAGTAATTCGTTCTTTTTGGCCAGAGGCTGGTCAGACCATTCATTTAGATGGATGGCGAGAAGTAACCCTGGTAGATGGGTATCAGGTTAAGGTTGTCTTAAAAAATGAGGCTCCTTTAATTTCCTCAAAGAAGCTTTTCTTTATTAATCTGGGTGGTTATCAGCCTGATATATTGGAAGAGCAACATTATACGGTACTGAGTGTTCATGAGGAACGTACACAGGCGATTCAGGATGCCAAGAAAACTGTATTCTTTAAAAATAATAAGGTTAAAGGCGCTGGATCACATATTGACGAAAAATATGGGGTAGACGTGGATGATATTTATAAAATAGAAGATATTCTGGCCGATGAGTTTAAAGACAAGTACTATATTTTGATTACGCCGGCATCAGGGCAGGAAAAAGACAAAATTCATTTGGGCTATTTTAAACTTGATAAGATCAAATGA
- a CDS encoding FAD/NAD(P)-binding protein, with the protein MEKRIGILGGGPSGLFMFKRLIESGRTDIVINIFERKNKLGSGMPYSVEGAGDEHITNVSSNEIPLLVTSLADWIKSVPKDTLDKFHIDPLRFNEYKVLPRLLFGQYLTSQFDLLRKMASENGIEYQIFYNSIVTDIIDYPDQEMVVVEINDKEQFKFDQIIICTGHNWPKKHEGKVPGYFDSPYPPTKLALKLDHPVAIKGSSLTAVDAIRTLARHNGTFDKDNNGHLFYQLLDHSPNFKLVLHTRNGMLPAVRFHLEDSHLANDSLLTAEEIAEHIALNNGFLSLDYIFEKDFKLPIKEKEPEFYEKIKEMSLEEFVTAMMDLRERLNPFQLLKAEYAEAEKSILRKKSVYWKEMLGVLSFALNYPAKYLSAEDMMRLHKSLTPLISIVIAYIPQSSSEEILAMYQAGILELIPVGDDSEIEAMDKGGATYHYTDESGEEHSVYFNTYIDCVGQPHMAFEDFPFKSLLNDKTVSPAKLRFRSAQEGQKALADGKEVMQDQNDDYYLKVSGITINDNFQIVDAYGALNDRIYIMAVPYIGGYNPDYSGLDFSEAASAAIIKQLIL; encoded by the coding sequence TTGGAAAAACGTATTGGTATTCTCGGCGGTGGCCCGAGTGGTTTGTTTATGTTCAAACGATTGATAGAATCGGGTAGAACAGATATAGTAATTAATATATTTGAGCGGAAGAACAAATTAGGATCGGGGATGCCCTATAGTGTTGAAGGTGCTGGAGATGAACATATCACTAATGTATCAAGTAATGAAATTCCATTGCTGGTCACTTCACTTGCAGACTGGATTAAATCTGTTCCAAAAGATACGCTTGACAAATTTCATATTGATCCCTTACGTTTCAATGAATATAAAGTTCTTCCCCGGCTGCTTTTCGGTCAGTACTTAACGTCTCAGTTTGATCTTTTACGAAAGATGGCAAGTGAGAATGGCATAGAATATCAGATATTTTATAATAGTATAGTAACAGATATTATCGATTATCCGGATCAGGAGATGGTAGTAGTAGAGATAAATGATAAAGAACAATTCAAATTTGATCAGATTATCATTTGCACAGGGCATAACTGGCCAAAAAAACATGAAGGTAAAGTTCCCGGTTATTTTGATTCACCATATCCACCAACCAAACTGGCCTTAAAACTTGATCATCCTGTTGCTATTAAAGGTTCGTCTTTAACTGCTGTTGATGCGATCAGAACACTTGCACGTCATAATGGAACTTTTGATAAGGATAATAATGGTCATCTTTTTTATCAATTACTTGATCATAGCCCTAATTTTAAGTTGGTATTACATACACGCAACGGAATGTTGCCTGCAGTTAGATTCCATTTAGAAGACTCTCATTTAGCTAATGATTCACTGTTAACTGCAGAAGAGATTGCTGAACATATCGCTTTAAATAATGGATTTTTATCATTAGACTATATATTTGAAAAGGATTTCAAACTGCCAATAAAAGAAAAGGAGCCAGAGTTTTATGAAAAGATAAAAGAAATGAGCCTGGAAGAGTTCGTTACTGCAATGATGGATTTAAGAGAACGGCTTAACCCTTTTCAATTGCTCAAAGCTGAGTATGCTGAAGCTGAAAAATCAATATTGAGGAAAAAGTCCGTGTATTGGAAGGAAATGCTGGGTGTATTAAGTTTCGCTTTAAATTATCCTGCTAAGTACCTGTCAGCAGAAGATATGATGCGTTTGCACAAATCTCTGACACCACTGATTTCCATTGTAATTGCTTATATTCCTCAAAGTTCCAGTGAAGAAATATTAGCGATGTATCAGGCTGGTATACTTGAACTTATTCCTGTTGGTGATGATAGTGAAATTGAAGCTATGGATAAAGGTGGTGCTACGTATCATTACACTGACGAGTCAGGAGAGGAGCATTCCGTATATTTTAATACTTATATAGATTGTGTCGGCCAGCCTCATATGGCTTTTGAAGATTTTCCTTTTAAAAGTTTACTAAACGACAAGACTGTTAGTCCTGCTAAACTCAGATTTCGGTCAGCACAAGAGGGCCAAAAAGCATTAGCTGATGGTAAAGAGGTGATGCAGGATCAAAATGATGACTATTATTTGAAAGTTTCAGGAATTACGATTAATGATAATTTTCAGATCGTTGACGCTTATGGAGCTCTTAATGATCGTATTTATATCATGGCTGTGCCCTATATTGGAGGCTATAATCCTGATTATTCTGGTCTGGATTTCAGTGAGGCAGCTTCGGCTGCAATTATTAAACAATTAATATTATAA